GGAAGTAGATGATCAGGTTGTGCAGGAAGAACAGCGTCTGCCGCCATACCAGCCGGTAGATGTGCACGCTCAGCGGAGCGGGGAGCTGCTTCATCAGCCCCTCGTTCTTGATGAACACCTCGGTGCCCTCGGTCACGCAGTTGCGGATGAACTCCCAGATGATGAAGCCGACCGCGAGGTGCGGCAGCTTCTCCCGCAGGTCCGTGCCGAACAGGCTCCCGTAGAGGATGCCCAGCCCGGTCACCATCACGCCCATGCTGATGGTGATCCACAGCGGTCCGATCACCGAACGGCGGTACCGCTGCTTGATGTCCTGCCAGCCGAGATGCGCCCACAGCTGACGCTGCTTGGCGCCCTCGACGAGGTCGTTGAACGCTTTGGACCAGGTCCGCGACGAAGTCTCGGGCGGAGCCGCTGGTCTCTCGATCGTGCTCGTGGCCTGCACGGTGCGTAAGAGTACCGACAGCGCCCTGGTCACCGGGGAGAGGGAGGCACCCACGCCGACCGGGGCGCACATTCCGGACAGCTCGGGCGCGCCCACCCTCGCTCGCCCGTTCGGGCGCGCGTGCGCCCGCGCAGGCCGTCACCGTTGCGTGAACCCCCGGACGTGCGCGGCCGTCACAGGTACTGGCCGGTCCCCCTCGACTGCGGGGACTGCTCCGCCTCGCCGCCGCTGCCCGCGGGCAGTCCGCGGCGCATCTGCTCCAGCTGCGCCCGCGCCGCCATCTGCTGCGCGAACAGCGCCGTCTGCAGGCCGTGGAACAGCCCCTCCAGCCAGCCCACCAGCTGGGCCTGCGCGATGCGCAGCTCCGACTCCGAGGGCGTCGACTCCTGCGCGAACGGCAGCGACAGGCGTTCCAGCTCCTCGATGAGCTCCGGCGCCAGGCCCTCCTCCAGCTCCCGGATGGAGGACTGGTGGATCTCCTTGAGCCTGCTGCGGCTGGCCTCGTCCAGCGGCGCGGCCCGCACCTCCTCCAGCAGCTGCTTGATCATCGTGCCGATCCGCATCACCTTCGCGGGCTGCTCGACGAGCTCTCCGACGTTCTCCCGCTCGCCCATGCCCTCGGCGGAGGGGTCCACGCCCGAACCGAGCGGTGTGCCCTCCCCCACCACGAAGATCTCGCGCTGCGGGTCCTGTTCGTTCTGGTTCATGCCCCCATCCTGACGCCTGGCGCGCGCATCGGGCGCACGAGGAGCCGGAATGGGCCACCCGGCGGTCATCAAGTCC
This window of the Saccharopolyspora gloriosae genome carries:
- a CDS encoding ABC transporter permease, whose translation is MGAPELSGMCAPVGVGASLSPVTRALSVLLRTVQATSTIERPAAPPETSSRTWSKAFNDLVEGAKQRQLWAHLGWQDIKQRYRRSVIGPLWITISMGVMVTGLGILYGSLFGTDLREKLPHLAVGFIIWEFIRNCVTEGTEVFIKNEGLMKQLPAPLSVHIYRLVWRQTLFFLHNLIIYFLLLAIFALAGTPIPVNWTIIVAIPALLLIMINGIWVATLFGVIATRFRDIPPVIQSIMTMALFMSPITWGMFEFEHNDQNAWRQIFVDGNPLSHYIAIFRDPLIGFDQHLYHWYWVLGCTVVGFLLAAVVLRNYRARVPYWV
- a CDS encoding bacterial proteasome activator family protein, yielding MNQNEQDPQREIFVVGEGTPLGSGVDPSAEGMGERENVGELVEQPAKVMRIGTMIKQLLEEVRAAPLDEASRSRLKEIHQSSIRELEEGLAPELIEELERLSLPFAQESTPSESELRIAQAQLVGWLEGLFHGLQTALFAQQMAARAQLEQMRRGLPAGSGGEAEQSPQSRGTGQYL